One Alligator mississippiensis isolate rAllMis1 chromosome 1, rAllMis1, whole genome shotgun sequence genomic window carries:
- the LOC132249530 gene encoding ral guanine nucleotide dissociation stimulator-like 1, which translates to MEDFLNVTDFFAGYRAFASPGMVLDVLLRRHGNVDPWNGAGDARQDFSNFRTILGNPVAFFLTIWLRLTPEDFREPPYYTTLNKLLASLRMNMPGSKLLKDAEHLLQRFQREEVENESL; encoded by the exons ATGGAGGATTTCCTCAACGTGACAGACTTTTTCGCAGGATACAGGGCCTTCGCTTCTCCTGGCATGGTCCTAGATGTGCTCCTCCGCAG GCATGGAAACGTGGATCCCTGGAACGGAGCAGGAGATGCCAGGCAGGATTTCTCAAACTTCAGAACAATCCTCGGGAA tcCAGTCGCCTTTTTCTTGACCATCTGGCTTCGTCTGACGCCGGAAGATTTCCGAGAGCCACCATACTACACAACATTAAATAAACTGCTTGCATCCCTGCGAATGAACATGCCTGGCTCCAAGCTATTAAAAGATGCAGAGCACCTCCTGCAGCGGTTTCAGAGGGAAGAAgtagaaaatgaga GTCTGTGA
- the LOC132250328 gene encoding ral guanine nucleotide dissociation stimulator-like 1: protein MPRDQPGDQPGDPPRDEPGDPSGDQPGDELGDMPRDHPRDQPGDPSRDKPGDPSGDQPGDELGNMPGDQPGDQPRDPPRDQPGDPSGDQPGDKVGDMPRDQPRDQPRDPSGDELGDEPGHVSGDQLRDQPRDSPKDQPRDLSGDQLGDVPGDQPGDQPRDLPRDKPGDLPKNLPHEKINKCPVTSTPCTSCDQQTTDTCLIRSRMENSKSSVCKTILVTCQDRTDDIIERVMAEHNLDPKESGNYQLVQLISETKALVFPDGANVYYGMNSQGRLDFIVRERRWPIIRPGPGLQKNKRGLFSLFRKGKRGSWKRTRN, encoded by the exons ATGCCCAGGGATCAGCCTGGAGACCAGCCTGGAGATCCACCCAGGGACGAGCCCGGGGACCCATCTGGAGATCAGCCCGGAGATGAGCTTGGGGACATGCCCAGGGATCATCCCAGAGACCAGCCCGGAGATCCATCCAGGGACAAGCCCGGAGACCCATCTGGAGATCAGCCCGGAGATGAGCTTGGGAACATGCCTGGGGATCAGCCCGGAGACCAACCCAGAGACCcacccagggaccagcccggaGACCCATCTGGAGATCAGCCCGGAGACAAGGTTGGGGACATGCCAAGGGATCAGCCCAGAGACCAGCCCAGAGATCCATCAGGAGATGAGCTTGGAGATGAGCCTGGGCACGTGTCTGGGGATCAGCTCAGAGACCAGCCCAGAGACTCACCCAAGGACCAGCCGAGAGACCTATCCGGAGACCAGCTTGGGGATGTGCCTGGGGATCAGCCtggagaccagcccagggacctacCCAGGGACAAGCCTGGAGACCTGCCCAAGAACCTGCCTCACGAAAAG ATCAATAAGTGCCCCGTGACATCCACTCCATGTACATCTTGTGACCAGCAAACCACAGACACCTGCCTCATCCGGAGCAGAATGGAGAACAGCAAAAGCAGCGTATGCAAAACTATcctg GTGACTTGCCAAGACAGGACAGATGATATAATCGAGAGAGTCATGGCCGAGCACAACTTGGACCCAAAGGAATCGGGCAACTACCAACTCGTGCAGCTCATCTCAGAGACCAAAG catTAGTCTTCCCAGATGGGGCGAATGTATATTATGGAATGAACAGCCAAGGAAGATTGGACTTCATCGTAAGAGAAAGGCGGTGGCCAATTATCcgcccaggcccaggcctgcaAAAGAACAAGAGGGGCCTATTTAGCCTGTTCAGAAAAGGCAAGAGGGGCAGCTGGAAAAGGACAAGGAACTGA